Proteins co-encoded in one Streptococcus pyogenes genomic window:
- a CDS encoding phosphatidylglycerophosphatase A — protein sequence MSTDHQLREVSYQLLAERGVSLEAIAELVLFLQNDYIPNLTMAECLESVEAVLAKREVQNAIITGVELDKLAEANQLSEPLLSILKTDQGLYGIDEILALSIVNLYGSIGFTNYGYLDKTKPGIVDKLNHKDGYSCHTFLDDIVSAIAAAAASRIAHNDPAKSAITNQQ from the coding sequence ATGTCAACTGACCATCAATTACGAGAAGTTTCTTATCAATTACTGGCTGAGCGAGGGGTTTCTTTAGAAGCTATTGCAGAGCTGGTGCTTTTTTTGCAGAATGATTATATTCCCAATTTGACCATGGCAGAATGTTTAGAGAGCGTTGAGGCGGTGCTTGCAAAACGAGAAGTGCAAAATGCTATTATCACTGGGGTAGAATTGGATAAATTGGCTGAAGCCAACCAGCTGTCTGAGCCACTCCTTAGTATCTTGAAAACCGACCAAGGGCTGTATGGGATTGATGAAATCCTGGCCTTATCCATTGTTAACCTCTATGGGTCTATCGGTTTTACCAATTATGGGTATCTGGACAAGACAAAACCGGGAATAGTTGACAAACTCAACCACAAAGATGGCTACTCCTGCCATACCTTTTTAGATGATATTGTTAGCGCCATTGCGGCAGCAGCTGCCAGTCGTATTGCCCACAATGACCCCGCTAAAAGTGCTATTACCAACCAACAATAA
- the speB gene encoding cysteine proteinase exotoxin SpeB, with translation MNKKKLGVRLLSLLALGGFVLANPVFADQNFARNEKEAKDSAITFIQKSAAIKAGARSAEDIKLDKVNLGGELSGSNMYVYNISTGGFVIVSGDKRSPEILGYSTSGSFDANGKENIASFMESYVEQIKENKKLDTTYAGTAEIKQPVVKSLLDSKGIHYNQGNPYNLLTPVIEKVKPGEQSFVGQHAATGCVATATAQIMKYHNYPNKGLKDYTYTLSSNNPYFNHPKNLFAAISTRQYNWNNILPTYSGRESNVQKMAISELMADVGISVDMDYGPSSGSAGSSRVQRALKENFGYNQSVHQINRGDFSKQDWEAQIDKELSQNQPVYYQGVGKVGGHAFVIDGADGRNFYHVNWGWGGVSDGFFRLDALNPSALGTGGGAGGFNGYQSAVVGIKP, from the coding sequence ATGAATAAAAAGAAATTAGGTGTCAGATTATTAAGTCTTTTAGCATTAGGTGGATTTGTTCTTGCTAACCCAGTATTTGCCGATCAAAACTTTGCTCGTAACGAAAAAGAAGCAAAAGATAGCGCTATCACATTTATCCAAAAATCAGCAGCTATCAAAGCAGGTGCACGAAGCGCAGAAGATATTAAGCTTGACAAAGTTAACTTAGGTGGAGAACTTTCTGGCTCTAATATGTATGTTTACAATATTTCTACTGGAGGATTTGTTATCGTTTCAGGAGATAAACGTTCTCCAGAAATTCTAGGATACTCTACCAGCGGATCATTTGACGCTAACGGTAAAGAAAACATTGCTTCCTTCATGGAAAGTTATGTCGAACAAATCAAAGAAAACAAAAAATTAGACACTACTTATGCTGGTACCGCTGAGATTAAACAACCAGTTGTTAAATCTCTCCTTGATTCAAAAGGCATTCATTACAATCAAGGTAACCCTTACAACCTATTGACACCTGTTATTGAAAAAGTAAAACCAGGTGAACAATCTTTTGTAGGTCAACATGCAGCTACAGGATGTGTTGCTACTGCAACTGCTCAAATTATGAAATATCATAATTACCCTAACAAAGGGTTGAAAGACTACACTTACACACTAAGCTCAAATAACCCATATTTCAACCATCCTAAGAACTTGTTTGCAGCTATCTCTACTAGACAATACAACTGGAACAACATCTTACCTACTTATAGCGGAAGAGAATCTAACGTTCAAAAAATGGCGATTTCAGAATTGATGGCTGATGTTGGTATTTCAGTAGACATGGATTATGGTCCATCTAGTGGTTCTGCAGGTAGCTCTCGTGTTCAAAGAGCCTTGAAAGAAAACTTTGGCTACAACCAATCTGTTCACCAAATCAACCGTGGCGACTTTAGCAAACAAGATTGGGAAGCACAAATTGACAAAGAATTATCTCAAAACCAACCAGTATACTACCAAGGTGTCGGTAAAGTAGGCGGACATGCCTTTGTTATCGATGGTGCTGACGGACGTAACTTCTACCATGTTAACTGGGGTTGGGGTGGAGTCTCTGACGGCTTCTTCCGTCTTGACGCACTAAACCCTTCAGCTCTTGGTACTGGTGGCGGCGCAGGCGGCTTCAACGGTTACCAAAGTGCTGTTG
- a CDS encoding glycerol dehydrogenase, giving the protein MKVFASPSRYIQGKNALFTNVKTLKQLGDSPILLCDDVVYGIVGERFESYLIDNGMTPVHVAFNGEASDNEISRVVAIAKENGNDVIIGLGGGKTIDSAKAIADLLAVPVIIAPTIASTDAPTSALSVIYTDEGAFEKYIFYSKNPDLVLVDTQVICQAPKRLLASGIADGLATWVEARAVMQKNGDTMAGGNQTLAGVAIAKACEQTLFADGLKAMASCDRQVVTPALENVIEANTLLSGLGFESAGLAAAHAIHNGFTALTGAIHHLTHGEKVAYGTLTQLFLENRSREEIDRYIDFYQAIGMPTTLKEMHLDTATQEDFLKIGRQATMAGETIHQMPFVISPEDVAAALVAVDAYVTSR; this is encoded by the coding sequence ATGAAAGTATTTGCAAGTCCATCTCGTTACATTCAAGGTAAAAATGCCTTGTTTACCAATGTTAAAACCCTAAAACAACTAGGGGATAGCCCCATTTTACTGTGTGATGACGTGGTGTATGGCATCGTCGGAGAAAGATTTGAAAGCTATTTGATAGATAATGGCATGACTCCTGTTCACGTAGCCTTTAATGGCGAAGCCTCAGATAATGAAATCAGCCGCGTGGTTGCCATTGCCAAGGAAAATGGCAATGATGTTATTATTGGACTTGGTGGTGGAAAAACCATTGACAGTGCTAAGGCTATCGCTGACTTACTTGCTGTTCCGGTGATTATTGCCCCAACCATTGCTTCAACAGATGCCCCAACCTCAGCCTTATCGGTTATTTACACCGATGAAGGAGCCTTTGAAAAATACATTTTCTATTCAAAGAATCCAGATCTTGTATTGGTTGACACACAAGTGATCTGTCAGGCACCAAAACGCTTATTGGCGTCAGGGATTGCAGATGGGTTAGCAACATGGGTAGAGGCGCGTGCTGTTATGCAAAAAAATGGAGACACCATGGCAGGTGGCAATCAAACCTTGGCAGGAGTTGCCATTGCCAAAGCCTGTGAGCAGACCTTGTTTGCAGATGGCCTAAAAGCGATGGCTAGCTGTGACAGACAAGTCGTGACCCCGGCCTTGGAAAATGTCATTGAAGCCAATACACTTCTTAGTGGGCTTGGTTTTGAAAGTGCGGGTCTGGCTGCTGCACATGCCATTCACAATGGCTTTACAGCGCTGACAGGTGCTATTCATCACCTTACCCATGGTGAAAAAGTCGCCTATGGCACGTTGACCCAACTCTTCTTGGAAAATCGTTCGCGTGAAGAAATTGACCGCTACATCGACTTTTACCAAGCTATTGGCATGCCAACAACCCTCAAAGAAATGCATTTAGACACGGCTACTCAAGAGGATTTCTTAAAAATTGGCCGTCAAGCAACCATGGCAGGCGAAACCATCCATCAAATGCCATTTGTTATCAGTCCAGAAGATGTAGCAGCGGCTTTGGTTGCTGTTGATGCCTATGTTACGAGTCGATAG
- the sdaB gene encoding streptodornase B, with protein sequence MNLLGSRRVFSKKCRLVKFSMVALVSATMAVTTVTLENTALARQTQVSNDVVLNDGASKYLNEALAWTFNDSPNYYKTLGTSQITPALFPKAGDILYSKLDELGRTRTARGTLTYANVEGSYGVRQSFGKNQNPAGWTGNPNHVKYKIEWLNGLSYVGDFWNRSHLIADSLGGDALRVNAVTGTRTQNVGGRDQKGGMRYTEQRAQEWLEANRDGYLYYEAAPIYNADELIPRAVVVSMQSSDNTINEKVLVYNTANGYTINYHNGTPTQK encoded by the coding sequence ATGAATCTACTTGGATCAAGACGGGTTTTTTCTAAAAAATGTCGGCTAGTAAAATTTTCAATGGTAGCTCTTGTATCAGCCACAATGGCTGTAACAACAGTCACACTTGAAAATACTGCACTGGCACGACAAACACAGGTCTCAAATGATGTTGTTCTAAATGATGGCGCAAGCAAGTACCTAAACGAAGCATTAGCTTGGACATTCAATGACAGTCCCAACTATTACAAAACCTTAGGTACTAGTCAGATCACTCCAGCACTCTTTCCTAAAGCAGGAGATATTCTCTATAGCAAATTAGATGAGTTAGGAAGGACGCGTACTGCTAGAGGTACATTGACTTATGCCAATGTTGAAGGTAGCTACGGTGTTAGACAATCTTTCGGTAAAAATCAAAACCCCGCAGGCTGGACTGGAAACCCTAATCATGTCAAATATAAAATTGAATGGTTAAATGGTCTATCTTATGTCGGAGATTTCTGGAATAGAAGTCATCTCATTGCAGATAGTCTCGGTGGAGATGCACTCAGAGTCAATGCCGTTACAGGGACACGTACCCAAAATGTAGGAGGTCGTGACCAAAAAGGCGGCATGCGCTATACCGAACAAAGAGCTCAAGAATGGTTAGAAGCAAATCGTGATGGCTATCTTTATTATGAAGCTGCTCCAATCTATAACGCAGACGAGTTGATTCCAAGAGCTGTCGTGGTATCAATGCAATCTTCTGATAATACCATCAACGAGAAAGTATTAGTTTACAACACAGCTAATGGCTACACCATTAACTACCATAACGGTACACCTACTCAGAAATAA
- a CDS encoding fructose-6-phosphate aldolase encodes MEYMLDTLDLEAIKKWHHILPLAGVTSNPSIAKKEGEIDFFERIREVRAIIGDKASIHVQVIAQDYEGILKDAAEIRRQCGDSVYVKVPVTTEGLAAIKTLKAEGYHITATAIYTTFQGLLAIEAGADYLAPYYNRMENLNIDPEAVIEQLAEAINRENANSKILAASFKNVAQVNKSFALGAQAITAGPDVFEAGFAMPSIQKAVDDFGKDWEAIHHRKSI; translated from the coding sequence ATGGAATACATGTTAGACACTTTAGATTTAGAAGCTATTAAAAAATGGCATCACATTTTGCCTCTCGCAGGTGTGACCTCAAACCCTTCTATTGCCAAAAAAGAAGGTGAGATTGATTTCTTTGAACGGATTCGAGAAGTCCGTGCTATTATCGGTGACAAGGCTTCTATTCATGTTCAAGTGATCGCCCAAGATTACGAAGGCATCTTAAAAGATGCTGCTGAAATCCGCAGGCAATGTGGAGATAGTGTGTATGTCAAAGTACCTGTAACCACAGAGGGCCTTGCAGCCATTAAAACCTTGAAAGCCGAAGGCTATCACATCACAGCAACCGCTATTTATACGACCTTCCAAGGACTATTAGCCATTGAAGCTGGCGCTGATTATTTGGCTCCTTACTATAACCGTATGGAAAATCTTAATATTGATCCAGAAGCTGTCATAGAACAATTAGCAGAAGCTATTAACCGCGAGAATGCTAATAGTAAGATTTTGGCAGCAAGCTTTAAAAATGTGGCTCAGGTTAATAAATCCTTTGCTCTAGGAGCACAAGCCATCACTGCTGGCCCAGATGTGTTTGAAGCAGGATTTGCCATGCCATCTATTCAAAAAGCGGTTGACGATTTTGGCAAGGATTGGGAAGCCATTCATCACCGCAAGAGCATTTAA
- the ropB gene encoding quorum-sensing system transcriptional regulator RopB/Rgg1 (RopB (Regulator of Protease B) is a paralog of the quorum-sensing transcriptional regulators Rgg2 and Rgg3, which bind short, hydrophobic peptides encoded by genes in their respective vicinities. RopB binds the leaderless short peptide SIP (SpeB-inducing peptide), with sequence MWLLLLFL.): MEIGETVEFIRHSKNISIKQVCGDYLTRQTYYRFIKNNLDISSKKLLYILDNLNVNVDEFLFISNNFKQYKEFIDMDTAKHYFECRNIEGLNHILDSYKDSKSTKEKNLFALVKVLLATLTEEDCLTERTYLSNYLINIETWSHYETVLFNNCMFIFESCFIEMVFSKVILNLDKYNTLRYYGNESIRMFVNMLILFIQRQEYDKASEILAKIEDYQLNDDCLYERCCVSFFDGIIGLINGKEGAEQKCVQILEIFQLLNCKTIHHMFQTYLEAIKHKLS; the protein is encoded by the coding sequence ATGGAAATTGGTGAAACCGTTGAATTCATTAGGCATTCAAAAAACATTTCGATTAAACAAGTTTGTGGTGATTATCTCACTAGGCAAACCTATTATCGTTTTATTAAAAATAATCTTGACATTTCTTCGAAAAAGTTACTTTATATCTTAGACAACTTGAATGTCAATGTTGATGAGTTTCTCTTTATTAGTAATAACTTTAAACAATACAAAGAATTTATTGATATGGATACGGCAAAACATTATTTTGAATGCCGAAACATAGAAGGTTTAAATCATATCCTTGATTCTTATAAAGATAGTAAGTCAACAAAGGAAAAGAACCTTTTTGCCTTGGTCAAGGTGTTATTAGCAACTCTTACTGAGGAAGACTGTCTGACAGAGCGGACTTATTTGTCAAACTATCTTATTAATATTGAAACTTGGAGTCACTATGAGACTGTGCTTTTTAATAATTGTATGTTTATTTTTGAGTCTTGCTTTATTGAGATGGTGTTTTCAAAAGTTATTTTGAACCTCGATAAATACAATACCCTAAGGTATTATGGGAATGAATCGATTCGGATGTTTGTCAATATGTTGATTTTGTTTATTCAGCGACAAGAGTATGATAAAGCTTCTGAGATTTTGGCAAAAATTGAAGATTATCAGCTAAATGATGATTGCTTATATGAACGGTGTTGTGTGTCTTTTTTTGATGGCATTATTGGCCTCATAAATGGTAAAGAGGGGGCTGAGCAAAAGTGTGTGCAGATCTTGGAGATCTTCCAATTACTTAATTGCAAAACGATCCATCATATGTTTCAAACCTACCTAGAAGCCATTAAACATAAACTGTCCTGA